A segment of the Campylobacter vulpis genome:
AAAGAAAATAGAAGCAAAATTTGGAGTCTTAAAAGAATTTGCAAAAAATTATAATGATATCTACAAATATTACAATTTTTTAACGCTAGGATCAAGTGAAATGAGTAGCGGTAGGGGTGTAAATTTACTCAGTGTGCATGCGAGTAAGGGGCTTGAATTTGATCTTGTTTTTGTGGTAGATTTAGCACAAAATCGCTTTCCAAATCAAAAATTAATGGCTATGGGTGGGAGCTTAGAAGAAGAAAGAAGGCTTTTTTATGTCGCTGTAACAAGGGCGAAAAATATTCTTTATTTAAGTTATGCTAAATATGACAAAGATAAAAAAACGCATTATAAACCCTCTTGTTTTTTAATTGAAGCGGGACTTTGCAAAGAAGAGTATTAACTTTTAAGTGTTAGTATAAACGAAATGATTGAAAGGGGGATATAGTGAAAAAAATATTAATTTTAAGCACTCTAATGGCTAGTTTGTTGAGTGCTGAGATTTTACTTTATGGACCAAGTCCAGCAGCTTTAACTATGAGAGAACTTGCTTTAGAATTTGAGAAAAAAAGCGGAGAGAAGGTTATTGTAAATTCCGGTCCTTCTAAAAATTGGCTTTATAAGGCTAGACAAGATGCAGATTTGATTTATGCACCAAGTGTTAAGATTATGGAGCGATATATTGAATTAATGCCAAATTTAAGCATAGATGATATTAGTGTCATTCGTCTATGCCAAACAAGTCTAATGGTGCGTCCTAACAATCCTCTAAAAATTACCTCTTTTAACGATCTTTTAGATAAAAAAGTTAAAATTATGGCGATGAGTGGAGGGCATAATAGCTATGAATTTATAGCCCTTAAAATGGGAAATGGAGAAAATTTAACTAAGCTTAGAAAAAATATTGTTGTATATGCAAAAGGTTTAAAAGAAGCTTT
Coding sequences within it:
- a CDS encoding substrate-binding domain-containing protein, whose protein sequence is MKKILILSTLMASLLSAEILLYGPSPAALTMRELALEFEKKSGEKVIVNSGPSKNWLYKARQDADLIYAPSVKIMERYIELMPNLSIDDISVIRLCQTSLMVRPNNPLKITSFNDLLDKKVKIMAMSGGHNSYEFIALKMGNGENLTKLRKNIVVYAKGLKEALSLWRQDSNIDVLIGSSCWKKALENEALFVEVGKEFAMYKAMELAPTKKGLQNQKVQEFINFTKSEEGQKILQNTMWNLEGGFKRGGVHQPPLLPHHNRNHQYNTSY